The Sporanaerobacter acetigenes DSM 13106 genome includes a window with the following:
- the lspA gene encoding signal peptidase II, producing the protein MLFKEEQDLLYGIFILIILLDQFTKQVAVKYLKLGEPLILIENFLSFTYVENRGAAFGILQNKKIFFLIITVAVIFFVVFFLKKNFYHLSKLMKVSLVMLIAGAVGNLIDRIRLGYVIDFISVRFSNGYYFPVFNVADSFIVISTILIVIMVLFNKYEV; encoded by the coding sequence TTGTTATTTAAGGAGGAACAAGATTTGTTGTATGGAATTTTTATATTAATAATTTTATTAGATCAATTTACAAAACAAGTAGCTGTAAAATATTTAAAATTGGGTGAACCTTTAATATTAATTGAGAATTTTTTGAGCTTTACTTATGTGGAAAATCGTGGAGCAGCTTTTGGTATACTTCAAAACAAAAAGATATTTTTTCTAATTATAACAGTAGCAGTTATATTTTTTGTAGTATTTTTTTTAAAAAAGAATTTTTATCACTTATCTAAACTCATGAAAGTTTCACTGGTGATGCTAATAGCTGGAGCTGTTGGGAATCTTATTGATAGAATAAGACTTGGATATGTAATAGATTTTATATCTGTGAGGTTTAGCAATGGTTATTATTTTCCAGTTTTTAATGTAGCAGATAGCTTTATAGTTATATCTACTATTTTAATTGTAATTATGGTGCTTTTTAATAAATATGAAGTTTAG
- a CDS encoding RluA family pseudouridine synthase — MDIVEIYVGEEDDERIDAYLAKELNEISRSYIQKLIKENLVKVNGNCVKSKYLVKEGDCILVELPEPKKLEILPEDIPLDIVYEDEDIAVINKPQGMVVHPAPGNYSGTLVNALLYHFDNLSTINGIIRPGIVHRIDKDTSGLLVIAKNDFTHRILSEELKKHNIVRIYIALVHGNIKEDKGTINEPIGRHPVDRKKMAVTAKNSKEAITHFEVLERFGNYTLVKAQLETGRTHQIRVHMAYINHPVVGDFVYSNYKNKFNLQGQLLHARKLELIHPRTQKYMKFESSLPDYFLKVLDILNNNN, encoded by the coding sequence ATGGATATTGTTGAGATATATGTTGGTGAAGAAGATGATGAGAGAATAGATGCATATTTAGCTAAAGAATTAAATGAAATTTCGAGAAGTTATATTCAAAAATTGATTAAAGAAAATTTAGTTAAAGTAAATGGGAATTGTGTTAAATCAAAATATTTAGTTAAAGAAGGAGATTGTATATTAGTTGAATTGCCAGAACCTAAAAAACTAGAAATACTTCCTGAAGATATACCACTTGATATTGTATATGAGGATGAAGACATTGCAGTTATAAATAAACCTCAAGGAATGGTAGTTCATCCAGCGCCAGGAAATTATTCAGGTACTCTAGTAAATGCTCTTTTATACCATTTTGATAATTTATCTACTATAAATGGGATTATAAGACCAGGAATAGTACATAGAATAGACAAGGATACATCAGGTCTGCTTGTAATTGCTAAAAATGACTTTACACATAGAATACTTTCTGAAGAGCTAAAAAAGCATAATATTGTTAGAATTTATATTGCACTAGTTCATGGAAATATTAAAGAAGACAAAGGTACTATAAATGAACCTATAGGGAGACATCCTGTTGATAGAAAAAAAATGGCTGTTACAGCGAAGAATAGTAAGGAAGCTATAACTCATTTTGAGGTATTGGAGAGATTTGGAAATTATACATTGGTTAAAGCACAGTTGGAAACGGGTAGAACTCATCAAATAAGAGTTCATATGGCATATATAAATCATCCTGTAGTTGGAGATTTTGTATATTCAAATTATAAAAATAAATTTAATTTACAAGGACAGTTGCTTCATGCAAGGAAACTGGAACTCATACATCCAAGAACACAAAAATATATGAAATTTGAGTCAAGTTTGCCAGATTATTTTCTTAAAGTTCTTGATATTTTAAATAACAATAATTAG
- the gmk gene encoding guanylate kinase — translation MEEGLLVVVSGPSGCGKGTICKELLRRNKDIIISISATTRKPRNGEVEGVNYFFIDKEQFDAMVQNDEFIEYANVHGNFYGTPKKFVLDKLKNGESILFEIDVQGAIQIKKMYPKAVLIFIAPPSMEELKNRIVGRGTESKSDIEKRYENAFKELEYIKEYEYMVINDEVMNAVEKIESIIMAEKCKTIRQKELIKKILS, via the coding sequence GTGGAAGAAGGACTACTAGTTGTAGTATCTGGGCCATCAGGTTGTGGGAAAGGAACAATATGCAAGGAACTTCTTCGAAGAAATAAAGATATTATCATATCAATTTCTGCTACTACTAGAAAGCCAAGGAATGGAGAAGTTGAAGGAGTTAATTATTTTTTTATTGATAAAGAACAATTTGATGCTATGGTTCAAAATGATGAATTCATTGAGTATGCTAATGTTCATGGAAATTTTTACGGTACACCTAAAAAATTTGTTTTAGATAAGTTGAAAAATGGAGAAAGTATACTTTTTGAAATTGATGTACAAGGTGCAATTCAAATAAAAAAAATGTATCCAAAAGCAGTACTTATATTTATAGCTCCACCTTCTATGGAAGAGTTAAAAAATAGAATTGTTGGAAGAGGAACAGAAAGTAAAAGTGATATTGAAAAAAGATATGAAAATGCTTTCAAAGAATTGGAATATATAAAAGAATATGAGTACATGGTCATAAATGATGAAGTTATGAATGCTGTTGAAAAAATTGAATCAATCATAATGGCAGAAAAATGTAAAACCATAAGACAAAAAGAATTAATAAAAAAAATATTATCATAG
- a CDS encoding Rqc2 family fibronectin-binding protein, translated as MSFDGIVTRAVINELETSILGGKITKIYQQEKDEILIHIHNLGKNYKLILSASSNNPRIYLTNYSKKNPDTPPVFCMLLRKHLTNGIITEINQYELDRIVMIDIRCLDEMGEMSIKQLIIEIMGKHSNIILIDKLSSTIIDSIKRVPYDMSRVRQVLPGLKYEFPPSNDKINPIDINFDTFIKIYDEENKNTQIFKFLYTNFIGLSPLISREICYRAHIDERKSMDYLDVNEKEILFKAFKELMEDIKFKNFSPNIIFHNERNEIVDFHSMNISQYGDMNVEYNESMSFVLDKYYLQKDILDRISQKSLSIKKSIQTKLDRSINKLAKQKEELLEAKKREKYKIYGDLISANIYKISKRTNSIQLENFYTEDMEKVSVPLDVKLSPSQNAQHYYKKYAKLKNASKLLESQIPQTEEEIDYLENILISIENCTEIEELEEIKDELMSEGYIKSSYKNKKKNNNKISKPHHFLSSDNFHIYVGKNNKQNDHLTLKLADKEDLWFHTKNIPGSHVIIKTEQKKVPDTTLYEAALLAAFHSKGKNSQNVPVDYTYKKNVKKPKGSKPGMVIYENNNTIYVSPSTQEIFNIRKVDD; from the coding sequence ATGTCTTTTGATGGAATAGTAACAAGAGCCGTAATAAACGAATTAGAAACTTCCATTCTAGGTGGTAAAATAACCAAAATCTATCAGCAAGAAAAAGATGAAATTCTTATACATATTCATAATCTAGGTAAAAATTATAAACTTATTCTTTCTGCTAGTAGCAACAATCCTCGCATTTACCTGACCAATTATTCAAAAAAGAATCCAGATACACCACCTGTATTCTGTATGCTATTGAGAAAACATCTGACAAATGGCATAATAACTGAAATAAATCAGTATGAATTAGATAGAATAGTGATGATTGATATAAGATGTCTCGATGAAATGGGCGAAATGAGTATAAAACAACTAATAATAGAAATAATGGGTAAGCATAGCAATATAATTCTCATAGATAAACTTTCTAGTACTATAATAGATTCTATAAAAAGAGTACCTTATGATATGAGTAGAGTAAGGCAAGTACTACCTGGACTAAAATATGAATTTCCTCCTTCAAATGATAAAATAAATCCTATTGATATCAACTTTGATACTTTTATCAAAATATATGATGAAGAAAATAAAAATACTCAAATATTTAAATTTTTATATACAAATTTCATCGGATTAAGTCCACTTATCAGTAGAGAAATATGCTATCGTGCTCATATAGATGAAAGAAAATCCATGGACTATTTAGATGTAAATGAAAAAGAAATACTTTTCAAAGCTTTTAAAGAATTAATGGAAGATATCAAATTTAAAAATTTCTCACCAAATATTATTTTTCATAATGAAAGAAATGAAATAGTTGATTTTCATTCCATGAATATATCCCAGTATGGAGATATGAATGTAGAATATAATGAGTCTATGAGTTTTGTTCTAGATAAATACTATCTACAAAAAGATATATTGGATAGAATAAGTCAAAAATCACTTTCTATTAAAAAGTCAATACAAACAAAGTTAGATCGATCCATAAACAAATTAGCAAAGCAAAAAGAAGAACTACTGGAAGCAAAAAAAAGAGAAAAATATAAAATTTATGGAGATTTAATTTCTGCAAATATCTATAAAATATCAAAAAGAACAAATAGCATCCAGTTGGAAAACTTTTATACTGAAGATATGGAAAAGGTTTCAGTCCCATTAGATGTCAAATTATCTCCTTCACAAAATGCTCAACACTATTATAAAAAATATGCTAAATTAAAAAATGCTTCTAAACTTCTAGAAAGTCAAATTCCTCAAACAGAAGAAGAAATTGATTATTTAGAAAATATATTGATATCCATTGAAAATTGCACCGAAATTGAAGAGTTAGAAGAGATAAAGGATGAACTGATGAGTGAAGGATATATAAAAAGCTCTTACAAAAACAAAAAGAAAAACAACAACAAAATATCTAAACCTCATCACTTCTTATCTTCTGACAATTTTCATATATATGTAGGCAAAAACAATAAGCAAAATGACCATCTAACATTAAAACTTGCAGACAAGGAAGATTTATGGTTTCATACAAAAAATATACCAGGAAGCCATGTCATAATAAAAACTGAGCAAAAAAAAGTACCTGATACTACTTTATATGAAGCTGCACTATTAGCTGCCTTTCATAGCAAAGGAAAAAACTCACAAAATGTTCCTGTTGATTATACTTACAAAAAAAATGTAAAGAAACCAAAAGGTTCAAAGCCAGGAATGGTAATATATGAAAACAACAATACTATCTATGTAAGCCCTAGTACACAAGAAATTTTCAATATAAGAAAGGTAGATGACTAG
- a CDS encoding YlmH family RNA-binding protein gives MINNKEQYIYHIKDKNEVMNMRRVLDKIEIVEDKHMVQATDFLDPYEVKLAKSILNRFGHISYVEDGGLFNAERKILIIYPDYMEFDLEESPIAPLSIRGNIEGLKHKDFLGSLLGLGITREKIGDILIHEDNVQIIVSSDISDYILFNLRKVGNNNINIEYINRYDLKEGIEIYKELITNLSSLRLDVAISSSFNLSRNDSLNVIKNCKVKVNWEPVKKPFFELKEGDLVSVRGHGRFVLYSIFGATKKDRLKVGIRIFK, from the coding sequence ATGATTAACAACAAAGAACAGTATATATATCACATAAAAGATAAAAATGAAGTAATGAATATGAGAAGAGTCTTGGATAAAATAGAAATAGTTGAAGATAAACATATGGTTCAAGCTACGGATTTTCTAGATCCCTATGAGGTGAAACTTGCCAAATCTATCTTAAATAGGTTTGGTCATATATCCTATGTAGAGGATGGTGGACTTTTTAATGCTGAAAGAAAGATTCTTATAATTTATCCTGATTATATGGAATTTGATTTAGAAGAAAGCCCTATTGCTCCATTATCTATAAGAGGTAATATTGAAGGGTTAAAGCATAAAGATTTTTTAGGTTCTTTATTAGGATTAGGAATAACAAGAGAAAAAATTGGAGATATTTTAATACATGAGGACAATGTTCAAATAATAGTAAGTAGTGATATTTCTGACTATATTTTATTTAATTTAAGAAAAGTTGGGAACAATAATATAAATATTGAATACATAAACAGATATGATTTAAAAGAAGGAATTGAGATATATAAAGAGTTGATAACTAATTTGTCTTCTTTGAGATTAGATGTAGCTATAAGTAGTAGTTTTAACTTATCTAGAAATGATAGTTTAAATGTTATTAAAAATTGTAAAGTAAAAGTTAACTGGGAGCCAGTAAAGAAACCTTTTTTTGAACTGAAAGAAGGCGATCTTGTTTCAGTTAGAGGTCATGGAAGATTTGTTCTATATTCAATATTTGGCGCAACTAAAAAGGATAGATTAAAAGTTGGTATTAGAATATTTAAATAA
- the rpoZ gene encoding DNA-directed RNA polymerase subunit omega yields MYPSINELTKKADSRYTLVMLASKRARQLVDGAKPYIDTDSNKPVSIAIEEIRQDKITYRRPDLKGLK; encoded by the coding sequence ATGTATCCTTCAATTAATGAATTAACTAAAAAAGCAGATAGTAGATATACATTAGTTATGCTTGCTTCAAAGAGGGCTAGACAGCTAGTTGATGGTGCAAAACCATATATAGACACAGATTCAAACAAGCCCGTAAGCATTGCTATTGAAGAAATAAGGCAGGACAAAATAACGTATAGAAGACCTGATTTAAAAGGCCTTAAGTAG
- a CDS encoding YicC/YloC family endoribonuclease, which produces MIKSMTGFGRSENTDGVHNFTVEVKTLNHRYNDTIIKMPKHINYVEENVKKIIKGKISRGRVEVYISLEYEDDSNIDVKVNVPLARAYKRALDEMTNELFSDEKVTIEHIIRMPDVIKTKRLEDDENQIWLCLEKALEEALDNTVEMRIREGHELSKDIRERTLKIKKMIESIEKRAPLVVLEYKEKLKERVEELLDNEYKLDESKLANEVAFYADKSNITEEIVRLYSHINQLFECLDSIEPVGRKLDFLIQEMNREVNTIGSKSSDIEIGKTVVEVKSELEKVREQIQNVE; this is translated from the coding sequence ATGATAAAAAGCATGACAGGGTTTGGCAGGAGTGAAAATACTGATGGAGTACATAATTTCACTGTAGAAGTGAAAACTCTAAACCATAGATACAATGATACAATAATAAAAATGCCTAAACATATAAATTATGTAGAAGAAAATGTAAAAAAAATCATAAAGGGAAAAATAAGTAGAGGAAGAGTTGAAGTATATATATCGTTGGAATATGAAGATGATAGTAATATTGATGTAAAAGTAAATGTTCCTTTAGCTAGAGCATATAAAAGAGCTTTAGATGAGATGACAAATGAATTATTCTCTGATGAGAAAGTAACTATTGAACATATAATAAGAATGCCAGATGTTATAAAGACAAAGAGATTAGAAGATGATGAAAATCAAATTTGGTTGTGCCTAGAAAAGGCCCTTGAAGAAGCTTTAGACAATACTGTTGAAATGAGAATTCGAGAAGGGCATGAACTTTCTAAGGATATTAGAGAAAGAACTTTAAAAATAAAGAAAATGATAGAATCTATTGAGAAAAGAGCTCCTTTAGTTGTATTAGAATATAAGGAGAAGTTGAAAGAAAGAGTAGAAGAGCTATTAGATAATGAATATAAATTAGATGAAAGCAAGCTTGCCAACGAAGTTGCTTTTTATGCAGATAAAAGCAATATTACTGAGGAAATTGTGAGACTTTATAGTCATATAAATCAGCTTTTTGAATGTCTAGATAGTATAGAGCCAGTAGGAAGAAAATTGGATTTTTTGATACAGGAAATGAACAGGGAAGTAAATACTATTGGTTCGAAGTCTAGTGATATAGAGATAGGGAAGACCGTAGTCGAAGTAAAAAGTGAACTAGAAAAGGTAAGAGAACAAATTCAAAACGTAGAGTAA
- a CDS encoding TraR/DksA C4-type zinc finger protein — MDKKELAHFRDLLLKEREKVEGILNKMENNFFESMEEYASELSAYDNHPADLGTEMFMKEHDMGLKNKNNDTIYEIEESLRNIDEGNYGICKVCGKEIDFNRLELLPYAKLCIDCSKKRIPLEKKMSFRPEEEDRPLPFSKSHIDELKSEGIEFDREDSYQAVARFNMVKDDPSDSTGDNQGIYDDLEDGIVEDVEKISEEYYKDTL; from the coding sequence ATGGACAAGAAAGAACTTGCTCATTTTAGAGATTTGCTGCTTAAAGAAAGGGAAAAGGTTGAAGGTATTTTAAATAAGATGGAAAACAATTTTTTTGAGTCAATGGAAGAATATGCAAGCGAATTGTCCGCTTATGACAATCATCCAGCAGATCTGGGAACAGAAATGTTCATGAAAGAACATGATATGGGACTGAAAAATAAAAACAATGATACTATTTATGAAATAGAAGAATCACTTAGAAATATAGATGAAGGTAATTATGGAATTTGTAAGGTTTGTGGCAAAGAAATAGATTTCAATAGATTGGAATTACTCCCCTACGCTAAACTTTGTATAGATTGTTCTAAAAAAAGAATACCTTTAGAAAAGAAAATGAGTTTTAGACCTGAAGAGGAGGATAGACCTTTGCCTTTTTCCAAAAGTCATATTGATGAATTAAAAAGTGAAGGAATAGAATTTGATAGAGAAGACAGCTATCAAGCAGTGGCAAGATTTAATATGGTTAAAGATGATCCTTCTGATTCCACAGGAGATAATCAAGGAATATATGATGACTTAGAAGATGGTATTGTTGAAGATGTAGAAAAAATATCAGAAGAATATTATAAGGATACTCTTTAA
- a CDS encoding DivIVA domain-containing protein yields MLTPLDIQNKDFNKSFRGYNATEVDSFLDEIIVDYEKLYKENIELKEKITILNDQLKQYNNLEDTLKNTLVVAQGTAEEVTNTAKQKADLIIMEAEEKSRRIIENAHDEVIKIQEEYESLRKEIYIFKTRFKSLIEAQLSTLDDYYNEIESASSKESVDEFEGEKEIENIDRTDDMGA; encoded by the coding sequence ATGCTTACACCTTTAGACATACAGAACAAAGATTTTAATAAGTCTTTTAGAGGTTACAATGCGACAGAAGTGGATAGCTTTTTAGACGAAATTATTGTTGATTATGAAAAGCTTTATAAAGAAAATATTGAATTAAAAGAAAAAATTACAATTTTAAACGATCAATTAAAACAATATAATAATCTAGAGGATACCTTGAAAAATACATTGGTAGTAGCTCAAGGTACTGCTGAAGAAGTGACCAATACGGCAAAACAAAAAGCGGATTTGATCATAATGGAAGCAGAAGAGAAGTCTAGAAGAATAATAGAAAATGCTCATGATGAAGTGATAAAAATTCAAGAAGAATATGAGAGCTTAAGAAAAGAGATATATATTTTTAAGACTAGATTCAAATCTTTGATAGAAGCCCAATTGTCAACATTGGATGATTATTACAATGAAATAGAAAGTGCTTCATCGAAAGAATCTGTTGATGAGTTTGAAGGAGAAAAAGAAATAGAAAATATTGATAGAACAGATGATATGGGGGCATAG
- the coaBC gene encoding bifunctional phosphopantothenoylcysteine decarboxylase/phosphopantothenate--cysteine ligase CoaBC: protein MLEGKNILVCVSGGIAAYKVVDVVSRLKKLNANVNVIMTKSATNFVAPLTFQTLSQNFVNVDMFEEPKTWEVEHISLAEKADLVLIAPATANVIGKIANGIADDMLTTVVMATKAKVIFAPAMNTNMYTNPTVKENIKKLKEYGYEFINTNVGLLACGTYGEGRMAEPEEIVEYLKSSFYDKDLKEKKIVITAGPTIEPLDPVRYMTNFSSGKMGYALAEMAKNRGGNVVLITGPTHLSPPNGVKVININTTREMLYAIEREFDDCHVLIKAAAPLDYRPETVSDKKIKKGEEALELKFIRNPDVAMYFGKIKGEKIMVGFAAETDNLIEYAKGKMERKNFDFIVANDVSKEGAGFRTNTNIVNIIDKSGSVSEYPLMSKDELANIILDKVVGLLN, encoded by the coding sequence ATGCTAGAAGGGAAAAACATATTAGTTTGTGTAAGTGGAGGAATAGCAGCGTATAAAGTAGTAGATGTGGTAAGCAGACTAAAAAAATTAAATGCAAATGTGAATGTAATAATGACCAAATCAGCAACAAATTTTGTTGCTCCATTGACATTTCAAACATTGTCTCAAAACTTTGTAAATGTAGACATGTTTGAAGAGCCAAAGACTTGGGAAGTTGAGCATATTTCTTTAGCAGAAAAGGCAGATTTGGTTTTAATAGCACCTGCTACTGCAAATGTAATAGGAAAAATTGCAAATGGAATAGCAGATGATATGTTAACTACAGTAGTTATGGCAACAAAGGCCAAAGTCATATTTGCCCCTGCTATGAATACCAATATGTATACAAATCCTACTGTAAAAGAGAATATAAAAAAGTTAAAGGAATATGGATATGAGTTTATAAATACAAATGTGGGATTACTTGCTTGTGGAACTTATGGAGAAGGTAGGATGGCTGAACCAGAAGAAATAGTTGAGTATCTAAAAAGTTCTTTTTATGATAAAGATTTAAAGGAGAAAAAAATTGTTATAACTGCTGGTCCAACTATAGAACCACTTGATCCTGTGAGATATATGACAAACTTTTCAAGTGGCAAAATGGGATATGCTCTTGCTGAGATGGCTAAAAATAGAGGTGGCAATGTGGTTTTGATTACTGGACCTACTCATCTTTCTCCACCTAATGGAGTAAAAGTAATCAATATAAATACAACAAGAGAAATGCTTTATGCTATTGAGAGAGAATTTGATGACTGTCATGTTTTAATTAAAGCTGCAGCTCCATTGGATTATAGACCTGAAACTGTTAGTGATAAAAAAATAAAGAAAGGTGAAGAAGCGCTAGAGTTAAAGTTTATAAGAAATCCAGATGTTGCCATGTATTTTGGAAAGATAAAAGGCGAAAAAATCATGGTAGGATTTGCAGCAGAAACAGATAATTTAATAGAATATGCTAAAGGAAAAATGGAAAGAAAAAATTTTGATTTTATAGTAGCAAATGATGTGTCTAAAGAAGGTGCTGGTTTTAGAACAAATACGAATATTGTCAATATAATTGATAAGAGTGGTAGCGTTTCTGAATATCCCTTAATGAGTAAAGATGAGCTGGCGAATATTATTTTGGATAAGGTTGTAGGACTTTTAAATTAA
- a CDS encoding bifunctional 3-deoxy-7-phosphoheptulonate synthase/chorismate mutase, whose product MTKIIDIGNGVKFGGDDFTIVAGPCSVENEEQMESIGKFLSSLGIKVLRGGAFKPRTDPNDFQGLGFEGLKILKNIKDKYKMKIVSEILDPRDIERAYNYIDIIQIGSRNMQNFPLLKEVGKTDKPVLLKRGMSSSIEEWLKACEYISMEGNENIILCERGIRTFENYTRNTLDLVSVPTIKSLSEYPIIVDPSHGTGRRELILPATKASLAIGADGVIIEIHPNPEMALSDGFQSLNFHEFEILANEIKRLKNLNI is encoded by the coding sequence ATGACAAAAATTATTGATATAGGAAATGGAGTTAAATTTGGTGGAGATGATTTCACAATTGTAGCAGGACCGTGTTCTGTAGAAAATGAAGAACAAATGGAATCTATAGGAAAATTTCTAAGTTCACTTGGAATAAAGGTTTTAAGAGGAGGAGCTTTTAAACCTCGAACTGATCCAAATGATTTTCAAGGTTTAGGATTTGAAGGGCTTAAAATACTAAAAAATATAAAAGATAAATATAAAATGAAAATAGTATCAGAAATTTTAGATCCTAGAGATATTGAACGAGCGTACAATTATATAGATATTATTCAAATTGGCTCAAGAAACATGCAGAATTTTCCACTGCTAAAAGAAGTGGGTAAGACTGACAAGCCTGTGCTCTTAAAAAGAGGTATGAGTTCTTCAATTGAGGAATGGCTTAAAGCTTGTGAATATATAAGCATGGAAGGAAATGAAAATATTATATTATGCGAGAGAGGAATAAGAACTTTTGAAAACTATACTAGAAATACATTAGATTTAGTGAGTGTACCAACAATTAAGTCATTATCAGAATATCCTATAATTGTTGATCCAAGTCATGGCACAGGTAGAAGAGAATTGATATTGCCTGCTACCAAAGCTTCATTAGCTATTGGTGCAGATGGAGTTATAATAGAAATTCATCCAAATCCTGAAATGGCACTTTCTGATGGTTTCCAATCTCTCAATTTTCATGAGTTTGAAATTTTAGCAAATGAAATTAAAAGACTAAAGAATTTGAATATATAA